A genome region from Paralichthys olivaceus isolate ysfri-2021 chromosome 6, ASM2471397v2, whole genome shotgun sequence includes the following:
- the LOC109635299 gene encoding dual specificity protein phosphatase 7-like produces the protein MKPESDMSNATPSKSVEWLQVELESGGTSLLLLDCRSHELYESSHIESAVNLAIPGLMLRRFRKGNIPIRTIIPSHEDKEKFMRRCKTDTVVLYDEGALGWQDSGAPTSVLGLLLQKLWEDGCKAFYLEGGFVKFHTEYPEHCETLLDSSCPSSSPPLSVLGFGNLRISSDCSDGESDREPSSATESEESPIPSNQPAFPVQILPYLYLGCAKDSTNLDVLGQYNIKYILNVTPNLPNMFEHDGHFRYKQIPISDHWSQNLSQFFPEAISFIDEARSKQCGILVHCLAGISRSVTVTVAYLMQRLNLSLNDAYDFVKRKKSNISPNFNFMGQLLDFERTLGLHIPCDNRSTSEEQLFFTTPTNHNVFQLDTLEST, from the exons ATGAAACCCGAGTCCGACATGTCTAACGCGACGCCGAGCAAAAGCGTGGAATGGCTGCAAGTGGAGTTGGAGTCCGGGGGCacttccctgctgctgctggactgtCGCTCACACGAGCTGTACGAGTCGTCCCACATAGAGAGCGCCGTCAACCTGGCCATCCCGGGGCTCATGCTCCGCAGGTTCAGGAAGGGCAACATCCCCATCCGGACCATCATCCCCAGCCACGAGGACAAGGAGAAGTTCATGCGGCGGTGTAAGACGGACACGGTGGTGCTGTACGACGAGGGCGCACTGGGGTGGCAGGACAGCGGCGCGCCAACGTCGGTGCTGGGGCTGCTTCTCCAGAAACTCTGGGAGGACGGATGCAAAGCGTTTTATCTGGAAG gtggATTCGTGAAGTTCCACACTGAGTACCCAGAACACTGTGAGACCCTCCTCGACAGCTCCTGTCCGAGCTCCTCTCCCCCGCTCTCCGTCCTCGGGTTTGGGAATCTCCGGATCAGCTCGGATTGCTCCGATGGGGAGTCCGATCGAGAGCCGAGCAGCGCCACGGAGTCCGAGGAGAGCCCCATCCCCAGCAATCAGCCGGCCTTCCCCGTCCAGATCCTACCCTACCTTTACCTGGGCTGCGCCAAAGACTCCACCAACCTAGACGTGCTGGGCCAGTACAATATCAAGTACATCCTGAACGTCACACCCAATCTTCCCAACATGTTTGAGCATGACGGCCACTTCAGGTACAAGCAGATTCCCATTTCGGACCACTGGAGTCAGAACCTGTCGCAGTTCTTCCCAGAGGCCATTTCTTTTATAG ACGAGGCTCGATCCAAGCAATGTGGCATCCTGGTCCACTGCTTGGCCGGCATCAGTCGCTCGGTCACGGTCACCGTGGCGTACCTGATGCAGAGACTAAACCTTTCCCTCAACGACGCCTATGACTTTGTCAAGAGGAAGAAGTCCAACATTTCCCCAAACTTCAACTTCATGGGCCAGCTCCTGGACTTTGAGAGGACGCTGGGGCTGCACATTCCCTGTGATAACCGCTCTACCAGCGAGGAGCAGCTCTTCTTCACCACGCCGACCAATCACAACGTCTTCCAACTTGACACGCTGGAGTCGACATGA
- the tnnc1a gene encoding troponin C type 1a (slow), which produces MNDIYKAAVEQLTDEQKNEFKAAFDIFVQDAEDGCISTKELGKVMRMLGQNPTPEELQEMIDEVDEDGSGTVDFDEFLVMMVRCMKDDSKGKSEEELAELFRMFDKNADGYIDLDELKMMLESTGEAITEDDIEELMKDGDKNNDGKIDYDEFLEFMKGVE; this is translated from the exons ATGAACGACATCTACAAGGCAGCG GTCGAACAGCTGACAGATGAGCAGAAAAATG AGTTCAAGGCCGCCTTTGACATCTTCGTACAGGATGCGGAGGACGGCTGCATCAGCACCAAGGAGCTGGGGAAGGTGATGAGGATGCTAGGCCAGAACCCCACAccggaggagctgcaggagatgaTTGATGAGGTGGATGAAGACG ggagcgGCACGGTGGATTTTGACGAGTTCCTGGTCATGATGGTGAGGTGCATGAAGGACGATAGCAAAGGGAAATCAGAGGAAGAACTGGCCGAGCTTTTTCGCATGTTTGACAA gaaTGCAGATGGTTACATTGACCTGGACGAGCTGAAAATGATGCTGGAGTCTACAGGAGAGGCCATCACTGAGGACGACATCGAGGAGCTGATGAAAGACGGGGACAAGAACAACGATGGCAAAATTGACTATGACG AGTTCTTGGAGTTCATGAAGGGAGTGGAGTAA